The nucleotide window GCCATGGCGGCCGATGTGGCGGCCCTGGGTTTGCCCGCCTGAACCATGCGCCGCGCCGATCGCCTGTTTCAGATCGTGCAGATGATCCGCGGGCGCCGCCTCACGACTGCGGCGTTTCTGGCCGAGCGGCTGCAGGTCTCCCAGCGCACGCTGTACCGCGACATTGCCGACTTGCAGCACCAGGGCGTGCCGATTGAAGGCGAGGCGGGCGTCGGCTACCGGCTGGGCGCAGGCTTTGACTTGCCGCCGCTGATGTTTACGCAGGACGAAGCCAAGTCGCTGGTCGCCGCACTGCGTCTGGCGCAGGCCTGGCTCGACCCCGGGCTGGCGCTGGAGGCCGAGTCGGCGCTGGGCAAGGTCTTGTCGGTGTTGCCCACCAGCGTGCGCGTAGCGGCGCAAAGTCTGGCGGTGTATGCGCCCAGCTTCGAGATCGACGCGCAGGTGCAACACAAGCTGCAGGCGCTGCGCGAAGCTGTGCAGTTGCGCCAGAAGGTGGCACTGGCGTACCGCGATGCCGATGGCGCCACCTCGCAGCGCGTGGTGCACCCGCTGGGCTGCTTTTACTGGGGCAAGGTCTGGACGCTGGGGGCCTGGTGCGAATCGCGCAAGGACTTTCGCAGCTTCCGCGTGGACCGCATTGCAGAACTGCAACGCCTGGATGCCCATTTCCCGCACGCAGCCGGACGCACGCTGGCAGATTTTTTGCGCAAGGCCGGGGCCCGGCTTCAAGACTGACAGCGCACCAATGGCTGCGGGCCCCGGTGTGCGGGCCTATGCGGGCACAAAAAAGCCCGCGCAGCAGGACTGGCGGGCTTGGCGGGAGACGCACAGAGCGCTCCCAGTGGTCAATGCAGGGTTTAGCCCTTGAGGCACTCGCTCATGAACTTCTTGCGCTCGTCGCCTTTGAGGGTTTTGGCCTTGGGGTCGGCGTTGCAGGTCTTCATCTTGCTTTGCTGGGCGGTTGCACCATCGGCCGCAGGCGCGGCTTCTTTCTTGGCGCTCAGGCATTCCTTCATGAACGCCTTGCGTTCGTCGCCCTTGAGGTCTTTGGTCTTGGCGTCTGCATTACAGGTCTTCATCTTGTTTTGTTGCGCGGTGGGGGCTTTTTCGTCGGCAGCGTGGGCGCCACCTACTGCCAATGCCAGGCCCAGAGCCATGAGGGAGATCAGTTGTTTCATCAGTCGTCCAATCAAAAAGAGGCAGCGAAGCCGCCGTTACAGAAAAACCCCAGCGGTTGAAAGCTTATAACGAAAAGATGACAGCGCGGTTGACGGTCTGTCCCCCGGGCTTTCCCGAGGGGCCCGTAAAATCGGCCCATGCTCACCGTTAAACACGAACTCCTGCAGGCGCTGGCCGCTTGCCTGGACACCCTCTCCCCCGGCGCGGGTGCCAAAGCCGCCTTTGAATCCCCCAAGGTCGCCGCCCATGGCGACCTGGCCACCACGGCCGCCATGCAACTGGCCAAGCCCCTCAAGCTCAACCCCCGCCAATTGGCCGAGCAACTGCGCGATGCCCTGTTGGCCCACCCCGCCTATGCCACCTGGGTCGACGCGGTGGAAATCGCCGGCCCTGGCTTTATCAACATCCGTCTGAAGCCCGCTGCCAAGCAGGAGATCGTGCGCGAGGTATTGGGGCAGGCCGCAGAGTTTGGCCATCAACCGTCCAACGGCCAGCGCGTGCTGGTCGAGTTTGTCTCGGCCAACCCCACCGGCCCGCTGCACGTGGGCCACGGCCGCCAGGCCGCGCTGGGCGATGCGATCTGTAATCTGCTGGAAACCCAGGGCTGGGATGTGTACCGCGAGTTCTATTACAACGACGCGGGTGTGCAGATCAACACCCTGGCCAGCAGCACCCACCTGCGCGCCCAAGGCTTCAAGCCCGGCGACGCGCAGTGGCCCAGCGGTGAGAAGGCTGCGGCCTACAACGGCGACTACATCGCCGACATTGCTGCTGACTTCCTGGCCGGCAAGACCGTCAAGTCCGACGACCGTGAGTTCACCGCCAGCGGCGACATCAACGACCTGGACGGCATGCGCCAGTTCGCCGTGGCCTACCTGCGCCACGAGCAGGATCTGGATTTGAAGGCGTTCTCGGTCCAGTTTGACAACTACTACCTGGAAAGCAGCCTCTACACCAGCGGCCGTGTGGACGACGCCGTGAAGCGCCTGCAAGCTGCTGGCAAGACCTATGAACTCGACGGCGCGCTGTGGCTCAAGTCCACCGATTACGGTGACGACAAAGACCGCGTGATGCGCAAGCAGGACGGCAGCTACACCTACTTTGTGCCCGATGTGGCGTACCACATCGCCAAATGGGAACGCGGCTTCACCAAGGTGGTGAACATCCAGGGCACCGACCACCACGGCACCATTGCGCGCGTGCGCGCCGGCCTGCAGGCGGCGGGCGTGGGCATTCCCCAGGGCTACCCCGACTATGTGCTGCACACCATGGTGCGGGTGGTCAAGGGTGGTGAAGAGGTCAAGATCAGCAAGCGCGCGGGTAGCTATGTGACGCTGCGTGATTTGATCGAGTGGACCAGCAAGGATGCGGTGCGCTTCTTCCTGCTGTCCCGCAAGCCCGACACCGAGTACACCTTTGACGTCGACCTGGCCGTGGCCAAGAACAACGACAACCCGGTCTACTACGTGCAGTACGCGCACGCACGCATCTGCTCCGTGCTGGCCACCTGGGGTGGCGATGTGGCCAGCCTCAAGGCGGTGGACCTTTCGGCTCTGCAAAGCCCGCAAGCCCAGGCCCTGATGCTGCTGCTGGCCAAGTACCCCGAGATGCTGATCGCCGCGGCGGCCGACAATGCGCCGCACGATGTGACCTTCTACCTGCGTGAACTGGCCGCCAGTTACCACAGCTACTACGACGCCGAACGCATCCTAGTGGATGACGAAGCCGTGAAGTTGGCGCGCCTGGCCCTGGTGGCCGCGACGGCGCAGGTATTGCACAATGGCTTGGCGGTGCTGGGTGTGAGTGCCCCGCAAAAGATGTGAGACCTTGGGGCTAGGCTAATTGCGCAGCAATAGCGCTGGCCCCAACCGGTGAAAAGGAAACATATGAAGTTTGAACGTGGCGGAACCATTCTGGGTTTCATTATTGGTGTGGTGGTGGGGCTGGCCGGTGCGTTGGCCGTGGCGGTTTACGTCACCAAGGTCCCTGTGCCTTTCATGAACAAGAGCCAGAGCCGGTCCAGTGACCAGGACGAGGCCGAAGCCAAGAAAAACAAGGACTGGGATCCCAACGCACCGCTGTACGGCAAGAACCCGGCCAAGACCTCTCCTGCGGTGGTGCCGACCACTCCTGCGACCGCTGCGTCTGCAGCCAAACCGGCCAAACCCGAAGCCAAGGCAGAGCCCAAAGCCGATGCCAAGCCGGACAACAAAGCAGATAGCAAGGGCGAAGTGAAGCCTGCCGTATCGGCAGACCCGCTGGGAGACCTAGCCAAATCCAAGATGGCTGCCGGCGGTGCCGAGCCGTTTGTTTATTTTGTGCAGGTCGGTGCCTTCCGTACGGCAGAAGATGCCGAGGCGCACCGGGCCAAGCTGTCGCTCAGCGGCATTGAGACCAAGATTTCCGAGCGCGAGCAATCGGGACGCATCGTGTTCCGTGTGCGCTCCGGGCCTTTCGACAAGAAGGAAGACGCGGACCGTTCCAAGGAAAAGCTGGACAAGGCCGGGCTGGAGACGGCCCTGGTCCGCGTACCCAAATAGGAAATGAACAGGCGCTAAGCCCCGGAACTTTTGCCCGGCTTGTTTGTCACACGGGCCTTATTGGAGTTGTTGCATATGAAACGTCGTGAATTTTCCCAGGCCGCCGCAGGTGCTGCCATGACCGCATCGGCCCTGTTGCCTTCTCTGGCACAGGCACAGGCCGCCAAACCCCAGCCGGGCACCGACTACATGGTGCTGGACCCACGCGCTGCGGTGGAAGCCCCGGCCGGCAAGGTCGAAGTGGTGGAGTTCTTCTGGTACAGCTGCCCGCATTGCAATGCGTTTGAGCCCACGCTAGCGGCATGGATCAAGAAGCTGCCCAAGGACGTGGCGTTCCGCCGCGTACCCGTGGCCTTCAATGACAGCTTTGCCCCGCAACAACGGCTGTACTACACGCTCGAAGCCATGGGGCTGGTCGACACGCTGCATGCCAAGGTGTTTGCTGCCATCCATGCAGAAAAAATCAACCTGACGCGCGGCGAACAGATCGCTGAATGGATTGCCAAACAAGGCGTGGACAAAGCCAAGTTCATGGAGCAGTTCAACTCGTTCACCGTGGTCAGCAAGGTCAGCCGCGCCACCCAGTTGCAAAACGCCTACAAGGTCGAGGGCGTTCCCGCCCTGGGCGTGGCGGGGCGCTTCTACACCGATGGCTCGATTGCCCGCAGCATGGAGCGTGCGCTGCTGGTCGTGGAGTCGCTGGTGGCGGATGTGCGTGCAGGGCGCTGAGAAGAATTCACAACGACTTCCGCCCATCTCGCGCGGGAAATGTAACGAAGTGTCTCGGGGCGGGGCTAGAATGGTTTTACCAGCAACCCCGGCCCAGGAGACCGCCCCATGCCACACCAGAAATTCAGGCTCGTTACCCGCAGTGATTTTGACGGTCTGGTGTGCGCCGTGCTGCTCAATGAGCTGGAACTGATCGACGACATCAAGTTCGTCCACCCCAAGGACATGCAGGATGGCAAGGTGGAGGTGTCCGACCGCGACATCACCACCAACCTGCCGTATGTGCCCGGCGTGCATCTGGCGTTTGACCACCACGCGTCCGAAGCGGTGCGCAATACCGGCGAGCGCCCCAACCACATCATCCACCCCGACGTAGCGTCTGCTGCACGCGTGGTGTTTGACCACTACGGCGGTGCTGCGGCTTTCCCTGCGTCTTTCCACGACATGATGGATGCTGTGGATAAGGGTGATTCGGCCCAGTTCAGCCGTGAAGAAATCCTGGAGCCCACCGACTGGGTGCTGCTCAATTTCCTGATGGATTCACGCACCGGTTTGGGCCGCTTCCGCGAGTTCCGCGTCAGCAACTACCAGTTGATGATGGACCTCATCCAATACTGCCACGACCACACCATTGACGAGATCCTGCAGCTGCCCGATGTGATCGAGCGGGTTGACCTGTATTTCGACCACACTGCGCGGGCGCGGGACCAGATTGAACGCTGTTCCACCGTACACGGCAATCTGCTGGTGCTGGACCTGCGTAACGAGGAAACCATTTTTGCGGTGAACCGTTTCATGGTTTACGCGATGTTTCCCGAGACCAATATCTCCATCCACGTGTTGTGGGGCGTGCAGAAACAGAACACCGTGTTTGCGACCGGCAAGTCCATCACCAACCGCAGCTCCAAGACCCGCATTGGTGACCTGATGCTGACCTACGGCGGCGGTGGCCACGACAACGCGGGCACCTGCCAGGTGGACAACGACCGCGCGGCCGGCGTGTTGCAAGAGCTAATCACCAAAATCAACGCCGACGGCTGATCGAGGCTCGCGCCACCTCTCTGGCGGAGCGCCACCTCCCAAATGGGCGGCCCAACGCGGCCGTGCCTTATTTCACTGCTGGGGCTGGAACCTGCGATGCGCTCGGTACAATGGCCGAAGCGTTTTTCGAGCAAGTTTCGTGCCTTTATGAAAATCCCCTATTTTTCCCTGTTGATGGTGGCTGCCTTTGCGGGCTCTGCCGGCCCGGCGCTGGCCGAAAAAGCCGACCGTGATAAACCCATGAACATCGAGGCCGATGCGCTGCGTTACGACGATGTGAAGCAGGTCAGCGTCTTTACCGGTCGCGTGGTTCTGACCAAAGGCACCATCGTGATCCGCGGGGCCCAGGTCGAGGTGCGCCAAGACCCGGATGGTTACCAGTTTGGCCTGGTCACCGGTTCCACGGCCACGCCCGCCTTTTTTAGGCAAAAACGCGAAGCACTGGACGAATTCATTGAAGGCGAAGGCGAAACCATCGAATACGACGGTAAGGCGGACACCGTCAAGTTCGCCAAAAAAGCCCAACTGCGGCGTTTTCGCGGCAGCGCGCTGGGAGATGAAATTACGGGCGGCGTCATCGTCTACAACAACCTGACCGACATGTTTACCGTGGATGGCAACGCCAACAAAGGCGTGGCAGGTGCACCCGGCGGCCGTGTGCGCGCCATGCTGACCCCCAAGCCCGAGAGTGGCGCTGCGGCATCACCTGCGCCTGCCGGGCCGGCGCCTGTATTGCGCTCCACCACCACGCTGGGCGGAGCGACCCAGTGAGCGCCCCACCCGATGCAGATGCGGCGATAGATACAGCCGCCGATACCGGCACGGGTCGGCTGGAGGCGCGCCACCTGCAAAAGTCATATGGCAAGCGCCAGGTCGTCAAGGACGTGTCGCTGGCGGTGCGTACCGGTGAGGTCGTGGGCCTGCTGGGCCCGAATGGTGCGGGCAAGACCACTTCGTTTTACATGATCGTGGGCCTGCTGCGGGCCAGCGCCGGTGACATCACCATCGATGGCCATTCCATCGAACACATGCCCATCCACCGCCGTGCGCGCCTGGGGCTGGGTTACCTGCCGCAAGAGGCTTCGATATTCCGCAAGCTCAATGTCGAAGACAACGTGCGTGCCGTGCTGGAACTGCAGCGTGACGATGCGGGCGAGCCGCTGAAAAGCGCAGAGATCGAATCGCGACTGACGTCATTGCTGCAGGAGCTGCGTGTGGAGCATCTGCGCGAGTCGCCTGCGCTGGCCCTGTCCGGCGGCGAGCGCCGCCGTGTGGAAATTGCCCGCGCGCTGGCCACGCGGCCGCGCTTTATCCTGCTGGACGAACCGTTTGCCGGTATCGACCCGATTGCGGTGATCGAGATCCAGCGCATCATCAACTTCCTCAAGGCCCGCGGCATTGGTGTGTTGATCACCGACCACAACGTGCGCGAAACCCTGGGTATCTGCGACCACGCCTACATCATCAGCGATGGCCACGTGCTGGCGCAGGGCACGCCTTCCGAGATCGTGAACAACGCCGATGTGCGTCGCGTGTATCTGGGCGAACACTTCAAAATGTGATGAAACAGGGGCTGTCCCTACGCGTCTCGCAACACCTGGCGCTCACTCCTCAACTCCAGCAATCCATCCGGTTGCTGCAGTTGTCCACGCTCGAATTGAGCCAGGAAGTGGAGCAGATGCTCGACGAAAACCCGTTTCTCGAACTTTCGGAAGAGCGCGCGGAACGTGAGGAGTTTGGCCTCGGTCAGGCCGACACGCCGGTCAGTGAAGGCGATCGGGAGATGGAATTTGCTCCTAATTCAATAGCTGATTACGCAACATCCACCGGGTCTGAGACCAAAAACGACGATGAAGCCACGCCCCTGTCGGCTGACGACGGGCCGAACTGGGAAGGCGATGGTACGACCGAAACGGCGCACGACGATGGTGAATGGGGCGTGGACGCCAAGGCCCGTACCAACAACCTGGGCGATGGTGAAGACAAGGACGCCACCGAGCTGGCACGTACGCAGGAAAGCCTGCAGGCCCATCTGCACCGCCAGGCGCTGGCGCTGCGCCTAGGTACGGCCGATAGTGCGGCTCTGCGTTTCCTGATCGAGTCGCTCAACGACGACGGTTATCTGGAAGACCCGCTGGAAGATCTGGCGCGCGGGCTGGCCGGCACGGAGGACGAAGAACAGGTCGAAGACCTGGTGCACCACTTCACCGTGGCCCTGGGCCTGCTGCACAGCCTGGAGCCCGTGGGCGTGGGCGCACGCAACCTTGGCGAATGCCTGCGCTTGCAACTCCAGGCCCTGCTGACGAACGCGTCTCTGGACGCTCCACGCCGCGAGCTGCTGCAGGTGAGTTTGCGCATCTGTGGTCAACCCATGGACCTGCTGGCGCGGCGCGACATCAAGCGGCTGGTGCAGCTGTGCGGCAGCAGCGATGCGCTGACACGTGAAGCGATTGCGCTGATCGCGCGGCTGGAGCCCAAGCCCGGGCGCCGTTTTGTGGATGTGGAGCGCAACATCGTGGTGCCCGACGTGCTGGTCATGCAGGTCGGCAAAACCAACGGCGGCATGACACCCAAGTTCCGCGTGCAGCTGAACCCCGACGTGATGCCGCGCCTCAAGGTGCATGACATTTACGCCAATGTGCTGCGCAACCACCGCGGCGGCAAGGACAGCGCCAGCCACGCCGCCTTGCAGCAACGCTTGCAGGAGGCGCGTTGGTTTATCAAGAACATCCAGCAGCGTTTTGACACCATCCTGCGCGTCAGCACCGCCATTGTGGAGCGGCAAAAAAGCTTTTTCACCCACGGCGAACTCGCCATGCGCCCGCTGGTGCTGCGCGAGATCGCGGATGAGCTGGGCCTGCACGAGTCCACCATCAGCCGCGTGACCACGGCCAAATACATGGCCACACCGTTTGGCACGTTTGAACTCAAGTATTTCTTTGGTTCCGGCCTGGGTACCGAATCCGGTGGCAATGCGTCCAGCACCGCAGTGCGTGCGCTGATCAAGCAGTTCATCGCGTCCGAGAGCACCAAGAAGCCCTTGAGTGACAACCAGATTTCCGAGATGCTCAAGGAGCAGGGCATTGAATGTGCCCGCCGCACCGTGGCCAAATACCGCGAGGGGCTGAAGATCGCCCCCGCCTCTTTACGTAAGGCACTCTGATGCAACTCCAACTCTTTTTACCTTGCGCCGCTGGTGTCGAGGAGCTGTTGGCCGCCGAGGTGCACGCCGCCACCGGCCTGATGGGCGAAGACCTGCTGACACGCCGTGGTGGTGTGCTGGCGCGCGGCTCCTGGCGCGACGCGATGCTGCTCAATCTGCACAGCCGCCTGGCGCAGCGTGTGCTGGTGCAGCTCTCCTATACCGAGTACCGCAACGAACAAGACCTGTACCGCGCTGCCAGTGAGGTGGCGTGGGAAATCTGGTTCACACCCAAGCAAAGTATCAAGGTCGAAGTCACGTCGCAGCACAGCCCGCTGACCAGCCTGAACTTCGCCGCGCTCAAGATCAAGGACGCCGTGTGCGACCGCTTCCGTGACAAGGCCAACGGCGTGCGTCCGGATGTGAACACCCAATGGCCCGATGTGCGCATCTACGCCCACCTGACCACGGACAGTTGTTCGCTGTACATCGACACCTCGGGCGAACCGTTGTTCAAGCGCGGCTGGCGCGAGGACAAGGGCGATGCGCCGCTGAAGGAAACCCTGGCTGCCGCGATGATTGCCGCAAGCGGTTGGGCCGATGGCGACGACGATCTGCTGCCGCTGTACGACCCTTGCTGCGGCAGCGGCACGATTGCGATTGAAGCGGCGCAGATCGCCTGCAACATCGCGCCCGGATCGCTGCGCCGGTTTGCCTTCGAGAAGTTTGTGCCGTTTCAGCCGCATGTCTGGGCTGCTATCAAAGCCGAAGCTGCCGCCGCCGTGGTGAAACCGGAGCCGGGTCAGAAACCTTTGATTTACGGTAGCGATGTATCGCACCGGATGGTGGACTTTGCGCAGCGCAACGCCGAGCGCGCGGGCGTGGCGGATGTTGTCGAGTTCCGTGGTGGCGACGCACTGCAGCGTATGCCCCCCATTGAAGGTGGCGGCGTGATGGTATTGAACCCACCGTACGGCGAGCGTATTGACGTCGGTGGCGTGGCAGGCGTTGCACACGAGGCTCGTTTTGGCGCGCGCGAAGCAGCAGTCACGGAGGACGGTGGCGAGTTCTTCAGCCAGTTGGCCAGCCACTGGAAGAAGAACTACGCCGGTTGGACCGCCTGGATGCTCACGCCCGACCTGAAACTGCCTGGCAAGATGCGTCTCAAGGAGTCGCGCCGCGTGCCGATGTGGAACGGCCCGATTGAGTGCCGCCTGTTCAAGTTCAGCATGGTGGCGGGCAAGATGGCTCCCAAGGGCGACGTAGCCAAGTCGTGATCGTCCTCGATACCAATATCGTCCTGGACCTGTTTGTCTTTGAAGACCCGGCGACGAAGTCGCTGCTGACCGCTTTGCAGCAGGGCACGCTGCGCTGGATCGCGACACCGCCGATGCGTGTGGAGCTGGAGCGGGTATTGGCTTATCCGCAGATTGTCAAAAGCCTGGCGCACCACCAACGGACTGCCGCCCAGGTGCTGGCGCATTTCGACAGCATGGCCGTGTTGCAAGACATCGCGCCCAAAGCCAGCGTGACCTGCAAAGACGCGGATGACCAGAAATTCATTGACCTAGCGGTCACTCACCACGCCATGCTGCTGAGCAAGGACAATGCCGTTCTTTGTATGCAAAAAAGGCTTGTGGCCCTTGGTGTGTGTGCGCAAGCAGCTATTAATTAGATAGCAAATTCAGCGTCAGTCGGCTTGTATCCGGTTGCGCCCCACGGCCTTGGCGTGGCAAAGCGCAGCGTCATTGCTCGCGAGCATGGCATCCAACGGAAATCCAATTCCGGTGACGCTATAGCCCCAAATCGAAGTTGGTCGTCAGGCTCAGGCCGGCAGCATGGACGGCTTCATGCCGTCACCATCTGAACCTGGTGCGAGACGGAATACCGCCATGACTTCCACCAGCGAATGCGCCTGCGAGCGCAGGCTGCTGGCGGCAGCGGCCATTTGTTCGACCAATGCGGCGTTTTGTTGGGTCGCCTGGTCCATCTGGGTGACGGCATGGCCCACTTGTGTCACGCCAGAGGCCTGCTCTCCACTGGCCGCGCTGATCTCGCCCACGATGTCGGTCACGCGGCGTATGGCGCCCACGATGTCCGTCATGGTGGTGCCCGCCTTGTCCACCAGCGCGGAGCCCTGGGATACGCGGGTCACACTGGTGTCGATCAAGGTTTTGATTTCCTTGGCCGCCGCTGCACTGCGGCCAGCCAGCGCACGCACCTCTGATGCGACCACCGCAAAACCGCGTCCCTGCTCACCGGCGCGGGCGGCCTCCACGGCGGCATTCAGCGCCAGGATGTTGGTCTGGAACGCGATGCCGTCAATGACGCTGATGATGTCTGCAATTTTTCGGGACGCGTCATTGATGCCCTTCATGGTCTCCACCACCTGGCTGACCACCTCGCCGCCCATCACGGCCACGCTGGACGCTGTCATTGCCAACTGGTTCGCCTGGGCCGCGTTGTCGGCGTTGTGGCGCACGGTGCCACTGAGCTCATCCATGGACGCAGCGGTTTCCTGCAGCGCACTGGCCTGTTGTTCGGTGCGGGATGAGAGGTCGTGGTTGCCCTGGGCAATCTCGGCGCTGGCGGTGGACACGCCCTGTGCACTGGTGCGCACCCCACCCACCATGCGGGCCAGGTTGTTGCGCATCTCCAGCAGGGCACGCATCATGTCGGCGGCTTCGTCCTTGCCTTGGGCCTGGATGTGAATGGACAAATCGCCCTGACTAATGGCCTGTGCAGACAACACGGCTTGCTGAATCGGCTGCGTGATGGAGCGGGTGGACAACACGGCAAGTACCAGGCCAATGGCGGCAGACAAGCCTGCACCTACGCCCAGAATCCACTGCCCGCTGTCAGCCACGGCTTCGGTCTGCTCCACACTGGCCTCGAGCTGGGCCTGCATGTGTTCTATCAGACGGTCCAGTGACTTGAGGTAGTTGTCCGCCAGCGGCAGCATGGTGGTATTGAGCGCTGCCGTCACATCTTCCCCCGCGAGCTTCTTTTTCATCAGATCGCCACGGGGTACCCGGTATAACTCCCGCTGTTTGCCAATGTCTGCAAACAGGGCTTGCCCTGCGCTGTCGGTAATCAGGGGTTCCAGTTCTTTCTGGGATTCACTGATGAGCTTGGAGGTGTTATCCATGTCTTTTTGCAAGGCACCGATATAGGCCGGGTCCACCGCCTGCAGGGCTGCGGAAGTACGCACCCAATTCAGCTTGATATTGCTCACCCAAGTCTGTGTGAGTTGGGCCCGCTGCACTTCGGTAAAAGCCAGGTGGTTGGCTGCGGTTTTGAGTGAACCCAAACGCCATATGCCCGTGACCGCCATCAGCGCGGTGATCAGCAGCACCAGACCGAACGCAAGACCCAAACGCGCACCAATACGCAAGTTGCTACCTGTCATGAAGTTGCTCCTCTTATGGCTGTGTACCAGTAGGTCACTGTACTCTGCGTCCGTATCGGCGCAAGTAGCGGGAAACACCTATAAAGCGGCCCGCAATCCCCCCTCAAGAGGGTGGAGGCGTCTGCGCCACCATGGCTGCATAAGTACTGCGCAAATGGTTGCGCAAAATCTTGCCCTCGGGGTTGCGCGGAATGTCCTCCAGTCCCGCGAAGGCCGCGGGGATCTGCTGGAGCTCCAGGCGCGCAGCCAGAAAAGCCTGCATGCCATCCAGCGCAATCGGACGCCTGAGTACCAGAAAAGCCACCGCAATCTCTCCCGCCATCGCGTCGGGCACACCGATCACAGCGGCGTCCGCCACATCAGGGTGCGCGGCCAGCGCCTGCTCCACTTCCTGGGGCTGGATCTTGATGCCACCGAAGTTGATGGCGTCGTCGGCACGCCCTTGCAGCGAGATGCGACCCTGTGCGTCTAGCGATCCCCTATCGCTGCTGACAAACCAGCCATCATGAAAACCCTCCACCGAATCGGGATTCCCCGTCGCGTAGCGCGTGGGGATCCACGCTGCCCGAAATCGGAGCCGGCCTGTCTCGCCGATGGGCAGCGGCTCGCCAGCGCTGTCTATCGCCTGGCACTCCATGCCTGGCACCGAGCGCAACGAAGACTCCGGAGTGTCTTCAGGTCCCAAGTACCCCATGGTGCCAAGTTCTGTGGTGCCATAGCTCATATGGAAGTTTTTGGTCAACGTATCGCGCACGGCACGGATTTCATGGGGCCCAATAAAGGCGCCGGCCGTTCCGACCTTGAAGGGGGGCAGTTGCTCCCAGTTCAGCGGCATAGGACTGTTCAGTAGTCTGCGCAATTGCCACGGCGATGAGCCTACGTAGGTGACCCCAAGGTGCGTAACCAAACCAGCCAGATCATGCCGAGTTTCCGGAAAGGGCGCATTGACATAGGTCGCACCGAAAATCAGCGCACGTACCAGCCCCCTCACGCCTACCTTGAAGGGCCAGCACAGTGCAGAAACCATCACGTCATCGGCATTCCACTGGAATTGCTGCGCTGTAACCAGCCACCGGGCTGTGTACTCCTCCCCGGTAAAACAGATTGTCTTGGGATTGCCGGTTGTGCCCGAAGTGAATTCGTAAAGGAAAGGCAGCGAAGGTATTTCGCCACAAGGCGAAATACTGTTGGCCCATTGATCCCGCTGTTCTTCGCACTCTGCCGGATTCAGCAGCCGTGCACGGCTGGTCTCAGGCAGGGGTTCCGATACGAGCCATTGCGCATTGAACTGATCGGCCAGTTGCCCTCGGCGAAGCAGCGTGACTTCCGGATACAGGGGGAGAACTGTCGCTCCCAGGTAGGCGATGGCGTAAAACAGTTCCACTTGGCGTGGGTAATCAGCCCCTGTCTTTGCCAACCCTAAAGCGACGGTGTCACCTTGGCGCACACCCATGTGGTGCAACCAGGATGCGCGGGCACGCACACCGCGCAATAATTCGGCGTAGCTTACACGCACTGTTTCGCCCAGAAGCGCCGGGACATCCGGCTTGATATGCGCCCAATGGACAAGCCGTGTAATCGGGCTCCGCATTCAGGCCACCAGCGCCAGTGGCATATTGGACTGGAGCAAAAAGCTCTCCGCTGCGGCCA belongs to Rhodoferax saidenbachensis and includes:
- the lptB gene encoding LPS export ABC transporter ATP-binding protein, producing the protein MSAPPDADAAIDTAADTGTGRLEARHLQKSYGKRQVVKDVSLAVRTGEVVGLLGPNGAGKTTSFYMIVGLLRASAGDITIDGHSIEHMPIHRRARLGLGYLPQEASIFRKLNVEDNVRAVLELQRDDAGEPLKSAEIESRLTSLLQELRVEHLRESPALALSGGERRRVEIARALATRPRFILLDEPFAGIDPIAVIEIQRIINFLKARGIGVLITDHNVRETLGICDHAYIISDGHVLAQGTPSEIVNNADVRRVYLGEHFKM
- the rpoN gene encoding RNA polymerase factor sigma-54, producing the protein MKQGLSLRVSQHLALTPQLQQSIRLLQLSTLELSQEVEQMLDENPFLELSEERAEREEFGLGQADTPVSEGDREMEFAPNSIADYATSTGSETKNDDEATPLSADDGPNWEGDGTTETAHDDGEWGVDAKARTNNLGDGEDKDATELARTQESLQAHLHRQALALRLGTADSAALRFLIESLNDDGYLEDPLEDLARGLAGTEDEEQVEDLVHHFTVALGLLHSLEPVGVGARNLGECLRLQLQALLTNASLDAPRRELLQVSLRICGQPMDLLARRDIKRLVQLCGSSDALTREAIALIARLEPKPGRRFVDVERNIVVPDVLVMQVGKTNGGMTPKFRVQLNPDVMPRLKVHDIYANVLRNHRGGKDSASHAALQQRLQEARWFIKNIQQRFDTILRVSTAIVERQKSFFTHGELAMRPLVLREIADELGLHESTISRVTTAKYMATPFGTFELKYFFGSGLGTESGGNASSTAVRALIKQFIASESTKKPLSDNQISEMLKEQGIECARRTVAKYREGLKIAPASLRKAL
- a CDS encoding THUMP domain-containing class I SAM-dependent RNA methyltransferase; amino-acid sequence: MMQLQLFLPCAAGVEELLAAEVHAATGLMGEDLLTRRGGVLARGSWRDAMLLNLHSRLAQRVLVQLSYTEYRNEQDLYRAASEVAWEIWFTPKQSIKVEVTSQHSPLTSLNFAALKIKDAVCDRFRDKANGVRPDVNTQWPDVRIYAHLTTDSCSLYIDTSGEPLFKRGWREDKGDAPLKETLAAAMIAASGWADGDDDLLPLYDPCCGSGTIAIEAAQIACNIAPGSLRRFAFEKFVPFQPHVWAAIKAEAAAAVVKPEPGQKPLIYGSDVSHRMVDFAQRNAERAGVADVVEFRGGDALQRMPPIEGGGVMVLNPPYGERIDVGGVAGVAHEARFGAREAAVTEDGGEFFSQLASHWKKNYAGWTAWMLTPDLKLPGKMRLKESRRVPMWNGPIECRLFKFSMVAGKMAPKGDVAKS
- a CDS encoding putative toxin-antitoxin system toxin component, PIN family — protein: MIVLDTNIVLDLFVFEDPATKSLLTALQQGTLRWIATPPMRVELERVLAYPQIVKSLAHHQRTAAQVLAHFDSMAVLQDIAPKASVTCKDADDQKFIDLAVTHHAMLLSKDNAVLCMQKRLVALGVCAQAAIN
- a CDS encoding methyl-accepting chemotaxis protein translates to MTGSNLRIGARLGLAFGLVLLITALMAVTGIWRLGSLKTAANHLAFTEVQRAQLTQTWVSNIKLNWVRTSAALQAVDPAYIGALQKDMDNTSKLISESQKELEPLITDSAGQALFADIGKQRELYRVPRGDLMKKKLAGEDVTAALNTTMLPLADNYLKSLDRLIEHMQAQLEASVEQTEAVADSGQWILGVGAGLSAAIGLVLAVLSTRSITQPIQQAVLSAQAISQGDLSIHIQAQGKDEAADMMRALLEMRNNLARMVGGVRTSAQGVSTASAEIAQGNHDLSSRTEQQASALQETAASMDELSGTVRHNADNAAQANQLAMTASSVAVMGGEVVSQVVETMKGINDASRKIADIISVIDGIAFQTNILALNAAVEAARAGEQGRGFAVVASEVRALAGRSAAAAKEIKTLIDTSVTRVSQGSALVDKAGTTMTDIVGAIRRVTDIVGEISAASGEQASGVTQVGHAVTQMDQATQQNAALVEQMAAAASSLRSQAHSLVEVMAVFRLAPGSDGDGMKPSMLPA